The following proteins come from a genomic window of Cytophagia bacterium CHB2:
- a CDS encoding AI-2E family transporter: protein MTPAKDAAKIAREPIFRPQRPQPPKTAPVLSGLPPVDTKMVLVVDRKLLRRIFHWGVALAFFAGLIWLLPRVTPVLSMLATALLLTAVLDPLVTFLENRDVPRLTGILSVFVLLILLSVILVRILAPVISQEIASLGAATDAQASVEIIDRLKTDLADKIPLLRIPAIDEKLGLQLQGMLTHFMQNAFDFMLGLFSAAPNAVLVAFMVFFLLKDGRRLKKVLIAGVPNRYFEMALLILHKMTEQLSRYLQGQMVVAAAVAALSILALYLLQVPYFFFIGILAGIANIIPYFGPIVGAVPAIAIALIHTGSFNLVLAIVIAFAAIQLIENIFISPYVTTRSVELHPLAIIVVILIGGSLLGMWGMLLAVPVASIMKVTVQLIVWGVKNYRLSE, encoded by the coding sequence ATGACGCCGGCGAAAGATGCTGCAAAAATCGCGCGGGAGCCGATCTTCCGGCCGCAGCGGCCGCAACCTCCCAAAACTGCGCCAGTGTTATCCGGTCTGCCGCCGGTCGACACCAAGATGGTGCTGGTGGTGGATCGCAAGCTGTTGCGCCGCATTTTTCATTGGGGTGTGGCGCTGGCTTTTTTTGCCGGTTTGATCTGGCTGTTGCCGCGCGTGACGCCCGTCCTGTCCATGCTGGCCACAGCGTTGCTGCTCACGGCTGTGCTGGATCCCCTCGTCACGTTTCTTGAGAATCGCGATGTGCCCCGCCTGACCGGCATCCTCTCTGTTTTCGTTTTGTTGATTTTACTCAGCGTCATTCTGGTGCGCATTCTGGCGCCGGTGATTTCTCAGGAAATTGCGTCGCTCGGCGCGGCCACGGATGCGCAAGCCTCGGTGGAAATCATCGACCGCCTTAAAACCGATCTTGCGGACAAGATTCCGTTGTTGCGCATCCCGGCCATCGACGAGAAGCTGGGTCTGCAATTGCAAGGCATGCTCACCCATTTCATGCAGAATGCATTCGATTTTATGCTCGGCCTGTTCTCTGCCGCGCCCAACGCCGTGTTGGTGGCTTTCATGGTTTTCTTTCTGCTTAAAGACGGTCGCCGCCTCAAGAAAGTATTGATCGCCGGCGTTCCCAATCGTTACTTCGAGATGGCGCTGCTCATCCTCCATAAAATGACCGAACAACTAAGCCGCTATTTGCAAGGCCAGATGGTGGTGGCTGCCGCGGTTGCGGCGCTGTCGATTCTCGCGCTCTATCTCTTGCAAGTGCCGTATTTTTTCTTCATCGGCATACTCGCGGGCATTGCGAACATCATTCCGTATTTCGGCCCGATCGTAGGCGCCGTGCCGGCGATTGCCATCGCGCTGATTCACACTGGCTCATTCAATCTCGTGCTGGCCATTGTTATCGCGTTCGCGGCGATTCAATTGATCGAGAATATTTTCATATCGCCATATGTCACGACGCGCAGCGTGGAGCTGCATCCGCTCGCCATTATCGTCGTCATATTGATCGGCGGCAGCTTGCTGGGCATGTGGGGCATGCTGCTGGCCGTGCCGGTGGCGAGTATTATGAAGGTGACGGTGCAACTCATTGTGTGGGGTGTGAAGAATTATCGGCTGAGTGAGTGA
- a CDS encoding cyclic nucleotide-binding domain-containing protein — protein MKPMNRENGAPRPSMKNSLWGNIFKRKNNSEEDILSTLRQVPLFANMTDGELREFEKLIHQRQFKAGETIFWEGEPGVGMYIIQRGAVTICKHSRNEVRETLVVLHDGEFFGELALLDESPRSASAIAEAPSQIIGLFRPDLFGLLERKPRLGNKFLFQLALIIGERLKQTNSEIQNLRAQLDRSDVIV, from the coding sequence GTGAAGCCGATGAATCGTGAAAATGGTGCGCCTCGCCCCAGCATGAAAAACTCGCTGTGGGGCAACATCTTCAAACGCAAAAACAATTCCGAAGAAGATATTCTGAGCACGCTGCGGCAAGTGCCGTTATTCGCCAACATGACCGACGGCGAGCTGCGCGAATTCGAAAAGCTTATTCATCAACGCCAATTCAAGGCCGGCGAAACGATTTTCTGGGAGGGCGAGCCGGGCGTGGGCATGTACATCATTCAACGCGGCGCGGTGACGATTTGCAAGCACAGCCGCAACGAGGTGCGTGAAACGTTGGTGGTGTTGCACGACGGCGAATTTTTTGGCGAACTTGCCCTGCTCGACGAAAGCCCGCGTTCCGCCTCCGCGATTGCCGAAGCGCCCTCGCAAATCATCGGTTTGTTTCGCCCGGATTTGTTCGGCCTGCTCGAACGCAAGCCGCGCCTCGGAAACAAATTCCTCTTCCAATTGGCGCTCATCATCGGCGAACGACTGAAGCAAACCAATTCCGAAATCCAAAATCTGCGCGCTCAGCTTGACCGGTCGGATGTAATCGTATGA
- a CDS encoding alpha/beta hydrolase, translating to MTNSQSSLQKTAPRWRIWLRRILMTLGILIIVVIFFVIPFGLSWLLTHAKSRPLKYEVVATPEDFGVAYQTVKFTASDGTPLSGWWLPADSSSAVLIYCHGLFRSKLEMVERACHFRKLGYAGLVLDFRRHGDSGGELCSMGYLERLDVLAAINFVRDSLQIKKPIVAFAVSMGTAASMLAAAESPEIAGLILDSCFLSFENTIAHHAKLFFGLPRFPLADEIILFTRMLVGFDNEDFDMLIALDKIGDRPLLFIAGDKDERMPLAIQQQLYDHAKSTRKKFVQVAGARHGAAFRTDQALYEKEVLDFLAAHFGQNTPGAAAQASLEATSR from the coding sequence ATGACAAACTCCCAATCTTCCCTTCAAAAAACGGCGCCTCGCTGGCGCATTTGGCTGCGGCGCATACTCATGACCCTGGGAATTCTGATTATCGTAGTGATCTTCTTTGTCATTCCCTTTGGGCTTTCGTGGTTGCTCACCCACGCAAAATCGCGCCCGCTCAAATATGAAGTCGTGGCCACGCCGGAAGATTTTGGGGTTGCCTATCAAACCGTCAAATTCACGGCAAGCGACGGCACCCCGCTCAGCGGCTGGTGGTTGCCGGCAGATTCTTCTTCCGCTGTTCTGATTTATTGTCACGGTTTGTTTCGTTCAAAGCTTGAGATGGTCGAGCGCGCCTGCCATTTTCGCAAGCTCGGCTATGCCGGCCTGGTGCTGGATTTTCGGCGGCATGGCGACAGCGGCGGCGAGCTGTGCAGCATGGGTTATCTCGAACGCCTTGACGTTTTGGCTGCCATCAATTTCGTGCGCGATAGCCTGCAGATCAAAAAGCCGATTGTTGCGTTTGCCGTTTCCATGGGCACGGCTGCCAGCATGCTCGCCGCGGCAGAATCACCGGAGATTGCCGGGTTGATTCTCGATAGCTGTTTCCTTTCGTTTGAAAATACTATCGCGCATCATGCCAAGCTGTTTTTCGGTTTGCCGCGTTTTCCACTGGCGGATGAAATCATCCTCTTCACGCGCATGCTGGTGGGTTTTGATAACGAAGATTTTGACATGCTGATCGCGCTCGATAAGATCGGCGACCGGCCGCTGCTGTTTATCGCGGGCGACAAGGACGAGCGCATGCCGCTGGCGATACAGCAACAGCTTTACGATCACGCCAAAAGCACACGCAAAAAATTTGTACAGGTCGCCGGCGCGCGTCACGGCGCTGCTTTTCGTACTGATCAGGCACTGTATGAAAAAGAAGTTCTAGATTTTCTTGCCGCGCATTTTGGGCAAAACACGCCGGGGGCTGCTGCTCAAGCTTCACTCGAGGCGACAAGCAGATAG